From Drosophila suzukii chromosome 2R, CBGP_Dsuzu_IsoJpt1.0, whole genome shotgun sequence, a single genomic window includes:
- the LOC108010961 gene encoding uncharacterized protein, translating to MIATTVCFYLVLLAILMAFLSPSADGCFILLACLLRSPYCPYNTTASG from the coding sequence ATGATTGCCACAACGGTGTGTTTTTACCTGGTGCTGTTGGCCATACTAATGGCGTTCCTGTCCCCCTCGGCAGATGGTTGCTTCATCCTGTTGGCATGCCTGTTGAGGTCCCCTTACTGTCCATACAACACCACGGCGTCTGGATAA
- the LOC108010972 gene encoding serine-rich adhesin for platelets, with protein sequence MSKRVSIMFPEEMPAAPSGNSRHPMSNRTVKSSIKNGFGVRKELEPPVFVVVSPHGSRSSMTSRQQESTRTYSRSSFSQPVERGFEESAAAPKSSDMVQSGSANSQQSPNVESTTTSIKEFLRSTVALVKAGESFTSVKRLFHKFIKSNGSISIPKPSLVLADSSSSQVVSGENPYLSKSNDTLLSDMPIQFTGPSSSQMTPTIHHSNYSFKNESYDITSLLSDITPLTGYSPRTTLASTEAGYPTNALAHSALQGVRSEPPLEGATPGSHSKSRSPSPLKFKTMPSQIKFAGSPRRYLTKTRSSSRSLRTKMRASPVSSPRMSPNLSPQIEQAGPAVQAIFALVSSSGPNSEGSRLSSQSRRRSIRRPSPNVTGSASSGSRPDLANSTKSISGTEHFPGKRSSRRSSPRSSGRGFRNSTSQRERSKMAVSREEGAFALVSPEEVRTSELAEGFGGDVEEASTSCRTYQEQCNCHHCQDMRRAVRRADFFQSPEGQRRLEAKLLAKNFFMDLCALAAVRRQIVAEMHGARRHPSSRVSFPVSIYGAARLDGGSLSLQWLTHDLDSVDHFDIFVDDVPSRSVYNRLATCTVLVDVDAAETHRLRMRAVPERGSGGLDSSVEKFMSEVAAGHMRHVRQGQLFARCFEHLDALPQQRTVVDFWRDSEFLYMPPRDSSPSTEGR encoded by the coding sequence ATGTCCAAGAGGGTGAGCATCATGTTTCCGGAGGAAATGCCTGCGGCTCCATCGGGCAACAGCAGACACCCGATGTCCAACCGCACTGTAAAGAGCTCCATCAAGAACGGCTTCGGCGTTCGGAAGGAACTTGAACCGCCCGTGTTTGTAGTCGTCAGTCCTCATGGTAGTCGGAGCTCGATGACCTCCAGACAGCAGGAGAGTACGCGGACGTATAGCCGCAGTTCCTTCAGCCAACCAGTCGAGAGGGGCTTCGAAGAAAGCGCAGCAGCCCCGAAAAGCAGCGACATGGTTCAAAGTGGCTCGGCAAACTCCCAGCAGTCACCCAATGTCGAATCGACCACCACCTCGATCAAGGAGTTCCTCAGGAGCACAGTTGCTCTTGTCAAAGCGGGCGAGTCTTTCACGTCTGTGAAGCGGCTTTTCCATAAGTTCATCAAAAGCAACGGCTCTATCTCGATCCCCAAGCCATCGCTGGTACTCGCTGATTCCTCATCCTCTCAGGTCGTAAGTGGGGAAAATCCCTACCTTAGCAAATCAAACGACACGCTTCTAAGCGACATGCCGATCCAGTTTACCGGGCCCAGCTCCTCGCAAATGACACCGACCATTCACCATTCCAACTACTCCTTCAAAAACGAAAGTTACGACATCACAAGCCTCCTCTCCGACATCACCCCGCTGACGGGCTACTCGCCCAGGACCACCTTGGCCAGCACTGAAGCTGGATACCCAACCAATGCTTTGGCACACAGTGCGTTGCAAGGCGTGCGGTCTGAGCCACCTTTGGAAGGCGCAACGCCCGGCAGTCACTCGAAGTCGAGGAGTCCCAGTCCTCTCAAATTCAAGACAATGCCTTCTCAAATTAAGTTTGCGGGCTCCCCAAGGCGCTACCTCACGAAAACCCGCTCAAGCAGTAGATCTCTCCGCACGAAAATGAGGGCTTCCCCCGTTAGTTCACCCAGAATGTCGCCTAACTTGTCACCCCAAATCGAGCAGGCCGGGCCTGCAGTACAAGCCATTTTTGCCTTGGTAAGTTCTTCCGGGCCCAACTCCGAGGGATCGCGGCTATCGAGCCAGTCGAGACGGAGAAGCATCCGAAGGCCATCGCCGAACGTGACGGGCTCCGCCAGCTCTGGCTCGAGGCCGGACCTAGCCAACTCGACCAAGTCAATATCCGGTACCGAACACTTCCCCGGAAAAAGGAGTTCGCGCCGCAGCTCTCCCAGAAGCTCCGGCAGAGGCTTCCGAAACAGCACTTCGCAGCGAGAGAGGAGCAAGATGGCCGTCTCCAGGGAGGAGGGAGCCTTCGCTCTGGTGAGTCCCGAGGAGGTGAGGACCAGCGAGCTAGCAGAGGGCTTCGGCGGGGACGTCGAGGAGGCCTCGACCAGCTGCCGGACGTACCAGGAGCAGTGCAACTGCCACCACTGCCAGGACATGCGTCGCGCGGTCAGGAGGGCCGACTTCTTCCAGTCGCCCGAGGGTCAGAGGCGACTAGAAGCCAAGCTGCTGGCCAAGAATTTCTTTATGGACCTCTGCGCCCTGGCGGCGGTGCGCCGTCAAATTGTTGCCGAGATGCACGGGGCGCGCCGGCATCCTTCCTCGCGGGTCAGTTTCCCAGTGAGCATCTACGGAGCAGCGCGCCTGGACGGGGGCTCGCTGTCGCTGCAGTGGCTTACCCACGATCTGGACAGCGTGGACCACTTTGACATATTTGTGGACGATGTGCCCAGCCGGAGTGTTTACAACCGGCTAGCGACCTGCACCGTGCTCGTCGACGTGGACGCCGCCGAGACGCACAGGCTGCGTATGCGGGCGGTGCCGGAGCGGGGGAGCGGTGGTCTGGACTCCTCGGTGGAAAAGTTCATGTCTGAGGTGGCCGCCGGACACATGCGGCATGTGAGGCAGGGCCAGCTGTTCGCCAGGTGTTTCGAGCACTTGGACGCCCTGCCGCAGCAGCGAACGGTCGTGGATTTCTGGAGGGACAGCGAGTTTCTGTACATGCCCCCTCGCGACTCCTCTCCTTCTACGGAGGGTCGCTGa